The Henckelia pumila isolate YLH828 chromosome 2, ASM3356847v2, whole genome shotgun sequence genome includes a window with the following:
- the LOC140885342 gene encoding xylan O-acetyltransferase 1-like: MIKAPFSIKSQIKKAFFLLKKIYHFVDFLPSSFCRRRPSPSLGGRLSKNGQPIYHFVGTSTFSKYTVVHVGCVAKRNPAAPLDKIVFLPVGYQQVQRGRSKKKKSKSHLNLLTGNWVFDNVSHPLYKEEECEFQTAQVACMRNGRKNSLYQNWRWQPRDCNLPKFKPRLLLEKVVRNNRMMFVGDSLNRNQWESMICFVQSAAAQGRKSLIKNGSLTVFRMEQGNLD, from the exons ATGATTAAGGCTCCGTTTAGTATCAAAAGTCAGATcaaaaaagcattttttttattaaaaaaaatatatcattttgttgATTTCCTGCCATCGTCGTTTTGTCGTCGCCGACCGTCGCCTAGTCTAGGAGGAAGGCTTTCCAAAAACGGGCAACCGATATATCATTTTGTTGGAACATCAACGTTCAGCAAATATACAGTTGTGCATGTTGGTTGTGTCGCCAAGAGAAATCCTGCGGCGCCTCTGGATAAAATTGTGTTCTTACCTGTGGGATATCAACAGGTACAAAGAGGAagatcaaagaagaagaagtcgAAATCCCACCTCAATTTATTAACGGGAAATTGGGTTTTCGACAATGTTTCTCACCCACTGTACAAAGAGGAAGAATGCGAGTTTCAAACAGCACAAGTAGCTTGCATGAGAAATGGAAGGAAGAATTCTCTTTACCAGAACTGGAGATGGCAGCCCAGAGATTGCAATTTGCCCAA GTTTAAGCCAAGATTATTACTTGAGAAAGTGGTCAGGAACAATAGGATGATGTTCGTTGGGGATTCTTTGAATCGGAACCAATGGGAATCCATGATCTGCTTTGTTCAATCTGCGGCGGCTCAGGGGAGGAAGAGCTTGATCAAGAATGGATCTTTAACAGTTTTCAGGATGGAG CAAGGAAATTTGGATTGA